The Actinopolyspora erythraea genome has a segment encoding these proteins:
- a CDS encoding DUF742 domain-containing protein — protein sequence MVTNSQTQRESRSSRVRPYALTHGRTRTRHQLLVETMISVPDYDTEFSQKLLPESRAVYERARSPISLAELSASLDISLGVIRVLVSDLATEGAIVIHPTGQAYSYDHNILERILDGLNKLSA from the coding sequence ATGGTCACAAACTCACAGACTCAGCGGGAGAGCCGCAGCAGCCGGGTGCGGCCCTACGCGCTCACGCACGGACGGACCCGGACCAGGCACCAGCTCCTCGTCGAGACGATGATCTCGGTGCCGGACTACGACACCGAGTTCTCCCAGAAACTGCTTCCCGAATCCAGGGCGGTTTACGAGCGCGCCCGGAGTCCGATATCGCTGGCCGAACTCTCGGCCTCACTGGACATCTCGCTCGGTGTGATCCGGGTGCTGGTCAGCGATCTCGCGACGGAGGGGGCGATCGTCATTCACCCCACCGGACAGGCTTACAGTTACGATCACAATATCCTCGAGAGGATTCTCGATGGCCTCAACAAGCTCTCCGCGTGA
- a CDS encoding MBL fold metallo-hydrolase has translation MAIRFPRGTTFTDRLVGPLPRFGDVLRFMWTDEVPRRSELDPLLVPVSHAPLPAIGPRQAALTWIGHATYLLRVAGTGVVTDPVWSRRIPGVPRRLSEPGLEFARLPPVDVVLISHDHYDHLDAPTIERFPRDVTVLVPLGLGSWFTARGFTAVTEFDWWESARIGALRFDFVPARHWSRRGPADFCRSLWGGWLVTAPNGLRFYHAGDTGYGRHFERIGRAYPGIDVAMLPIGAYHPIGVMRPVHLTPEDAVAAALDLGASRLASMHWATFPLTREPVLQPLERLRAAWFGAGGLPERLWDMAVGETRTLRS, from the coding sequence ATGGCGATCCGGTTTCCGCGCGGTACCACGTTCACCGACAGACTGGTGGGGCCGCTGCCGCGGTTCGGTGACGTGCTGCGCTTCATGTGGACCGACGAGGTGCCACGCCGGAGCGAACTCGACCCCCTGCTCGTGCCTGTGAGCCACGCCCCGCTGCCCGCGATCGGCCCCCGACAGGCGGCGCTGACCTGGATCGGGCATGCGACGTACCTGCTGCGCGTGGCAGGGACGGGGGTGGTGACCGATCCGGTGTGGTCGAGGCGGATTCCGGGCGTACCGCGCCGACTGAGCGAGCCGGGACTGGAGTTCGCGCGGCTGCCCCCGGTGGACGTGGTTCTGATCAGCCACGACCACTACGACCACCTGGACGCGCCGACGATCGAGCGCTTCCCACGCGATGTGACCGTGCTCGTGCCGCTCGGGCTCGGCAGCTGGTTCACCGCGCGGGGCTTCACCGCCGTCACCGAGTTCGACTGGTGGGAGTCGGCGCGGATCGGGGCGCTGCGGTTCGACTTCGTGCCCGCCCGGCACTGGAGTCGCCGTGGCCCGGCCGACTTCTGCCGCAGCCTGTGGGGTGGTTGGCTCGTGACGGCCCCCAACGGGCTCAGGTTCTACCACGCGGGGGACACGGGCTACGGTCGGCACTTCGAGCGGATCGGGCGGGCGTACCCGGGCATCGACGTGGCCATGCTGCCCATCGGCGCCTACCACCCCATCGGGGTGATGCGGCCGGTGCACCTCACCCCGGAGGACGCCGTGGCGGCCGCCCTGGATCTGGGGGCGAGCCGGTTGGCGAGCATGCACTGGGCGACCTTCCCGCTGACCAGGGAACCGGTGCTGCAACCCCTGGAACGGTTGCGCGCGGCCTGGTTCGGGGCCGGTGGCCTCCCGGAGCGGCTGTGGGACATGGCCGTCGGGGAGACGCGAACGCTGCGCTCCTGA
- a CDS encoding GTP-binding protein, translated as MASTSSPRDHAELMLSAKIVVAGGFGVGKTTFVSSVSEIAPLNTEAWMTEASEGVDDLDPEGEKTTTTVAMDFGRIQLHPDLMLYLFGTPGQSRFWFLWDDLARGALGAVVLVDTRRIEESFAAINYFEHDSDIPFVVAVNLFDGRLTHELEEIREALAVGPDVPLITCDARDSVSTVDALRALVTHTMRLNVTHGAA; from the coding sequence ATGGCCTCAACAAGCTCTCCGCGTGACCACGCCGAGCTGATGCTTTCGGCGAAGATCGTGGTCGCGGGCGGATTCGGAGTCGGTAAGACCACGTTCGTATCGTCGGTGTCCGAGATCGCCCCCCTGAATACCGAGGCGTGGATGACCGAGGCCAGCGAGGGCGTGGACGATCTCGATCCCGAAGGGGAGAAGACCACCACCACGGTGGCGATGGACTTCGGGCGCATTCAGCTGCATCCGGACCTCATGCTCTACCTGTTCGGCACGCCCGGGCAGTCCCGTTTCTGGTTCCTCTGGGACGACCTCGCGAGAGGGGCGTTGGGCGCGGTGGTGCTGGTGGACACCAGACGGATAGAGGAGTCGTTCGCCGCGATCAACTATTTCGAGCACGACTCGGACATCCCGTTCGTGGTGGCGGTCAACCTCTTCGACGGGAGGCTGACCCACGAGTTGGAGGAGATCCGCGAAGCGCTCGCGGTCGGCCCGGACGTCCCGTTGATCACCTGCGACGCACGTGATTCAGTGTCCACTGTGGATGCCTTGCGGGCGCTGGTTACCCACACGATGCGGCTGAACGTGACGCACGGCGCCGCATGA
- a CDS encoding roadblock/LC7 domain-containing protein, which yields MTAAENNAQSANFDWLVDDFVHRVHGATHALILSADGLPLAASTSVTNDEAEQLAAISSGMLSLAHNGSALFDKGGCEQIILRLRHGYFLFMGIGTGAGLAVLTSAEAQMRVVAYEMTQFVENTGHALTPEVRADLRRVVTARRPSD from the coding sequence GTGACGGCTGCAGAAAACAATGCTCAGTCCGCGAACTTCGACTGGTTGGTCGATGATTTCGTGCACCGGGTGCACGGAGCCACCCACGCGTTGATCCTGTCGGCGGACGGTCTGCCGCTGGCGGCTTCGACCTCGGTCACCAACGACGAGGCCGAACAGCTCGCCGCCATCTCCAGCGGCATGCTCAGCCTGGCGCACAACGGTTCCGCGCTGTTCGACAAGGGTGGTTGTGAACAGATCATCCTCCGGCTGCGCCACGGGTACTTCCTGTTCATGGGCATCGGCACCGGCGCGGGGCTCGCCGTGCTGACCTCGGCCGAGGCGCAGATGCGGGTGGTCGCCTACGAGATGACCCAGTTCGTGGAGAACACCGGGCACGCGTTGACTCCGGAGGTCCGTGCCGACTTAAGGCGTGTGGTAACGGCGCGGCGGCCGAGCGACTGA
- the mshC gene encoding cysteine--1-D-myo-inosityl 2-amino-2-deoxy-alpha-D-glucopyranoside ligase encodes MQPWSSVSVPSLPGTPHPLRLFDTATGEVRPVGAGSRVRMYVCGITPYDATHLGHAATYVAYDLVHRIWLDNGSDVHYVQNVTDIDDPLLERAAHDNEDWVVLGMRETALFREDMAALRVLPPRDFIGAVESIPEIEQAVTKLLSSGAAYRVDHEFPDVYFRHDATGRLGYESRYSRGEMAEVFPERGGDPDRPGKEHPLDALLWRMARPDEPSWESELGAGRPGWHLECSVIALNRLGIGFDLQGGGSDLAFPHHEFSAAHAEALTGQHPFAGHYSHAGMVGLDGQKMSKSKGNLVFVSRLRGDRVDPMAIRLALLSGHYRSDRSWNADLLTNGAARLARWRQAVELSKGPAAESTLDLLRERLSDDLDTEGALRAVDAWVDEALCGSGEDTSAPATVRDAVDALLGVVL; translated from the coding sequence ATGCAACCCTGGTCGTCGGTTTCCGTGCCCAGTCTGCCCGGCACTCCGCATCCGTTGCGACTGTTCGACACCGCCACCGGTGAAGTCAGACCGGTCGGTGCCGGTTCTCGGGTGCGGATGTACGTCTGCGGCATCACCCCCTACGACGCTACCCACCTCGGGCACGCCGCCACATACGTCGCTTATGACCTGGTGCACCGCATCTGGTTGGACAACGGCAGCGACGTGCACTACGTGCAGAACGTCACCGACATCGACGATCCGCTGCTGGAGCGTGCCGCGCACGACAACGAGGACTGGGTCGTGCTGGGGATGCGCGAGACCGCCCTGTTCCGCGAGGACATGGCCGCCCTGCGGGTGCTGCCTCCTCGGGACTTCATCGGGGCGGTGGAATCCATCCCGGAGATCGAGCAGGCGGTGACCAAGCTGCTTTCATCCGGGGCGGCCTACCGGGTCGACCACGAGTTCCCGGACGTCTACTTCCGGCACGACGCCACCGGCAGGCTCGGCTACGAGTCGCGTTACAGCAGGGGCGAGATGGCCGAGGTCTTCCCGGAGCGCGGTGGTGACCCGGATCGGCCCGGCAAGGAACACCCGCTCGACGCGTTGCTGTGGCGGATGGCGCGCCCCGACGAACCCTCCTGGGAGTCGGAGCTCGGCGCGGGGCGTCCCGGCTGGCACCTGGAGTGCTCGGTCATCGCGCTCAACCGCCTCGGGATCGGGTTCGACCTGCAGGGCGGGGGGTCGGACCTGGCTTTCCCGCATCACGAGTTCAGCGCCGCTCACGCGGAGGCGCTGACCGGTCAGCACCCCTTCGCCGGTCACTACTCGCACGCGGGCATGGTCGGACTCGACGGGCAGAAGATGTCCAAGTCCAAGGGAAACCTCGTGTTCGTCTCCCGGCTGCGCGGTGACCGGGTGGATCCGATGGCCATCCGGTTGGCGCTGCTGAGCGGGCACTACCGCTCCGACCGTTCCTGGAACGCGGACCTGCTCACCAACGGTGCCGCCCGGCTGGCTCGCTGGCGGCAGGCGGTGGAGCTGTCCAAGGGACCCGCCGCCGAATCGACGCTCGACCTGCTGCGGGAACGGCTCAGCGACGACCTCGACACGGAGGGGGCGCTGCGAGCCGTGGACGCCTGGGTCGACGAGGCACTGTGCGGCAGCGGGGAGGACACGAGCGCTCCCGCGACGGTCCGCGACGCGGTGGACGCCCTGCTGGGTGTGGTCCTGTAG
- a CDS encoding styrene monooxygenase/indole monooxygenase family protein yields the protein MRKILIVGAGQAGLQIGLCLLEHGYDVTVMSARTPEEIRGGRVMSTQAMFHTALQHERDYKLNLWEGRAPRIQGLGVSIAAEDGARALDWVGMLDDYGQSVDQRMKMAGWLELFEDNGGKVIFHGVTTSDLDSLTRHYELVLVAAGKGELVQLFGRDPDRSPYNTPQRVLSVSYVHGAERRPEHPDMDAVRFNVVPGVGELFVIPGLTLSGPCEIPFFEGIPGGPLDCWSDRPAPDDHWRRMLELMRQYVPWEYERFKHAELTDSQATLSGGYAPVVRHPVGQLPSGGTVLGMADVVVANDPITGQGSNNASRCAASYLDSILERGDEPFDSDWMRRTFERYWSIAEPVTTWTNAMLQPPLPHMLDIFSRAADNASIRKRFVNGFDNPADFGNWFLDPELAEQYLREVDG from the coding sequence ATGCGCAAGATCCTCATAGTCGGGGCCGGGCAGGCTGGCCTGCAGATCGGGTTGTGCCTGCTGGAACACGGCTATGACGTCACGGTCATGTCCGCGCGGACGCCGGAGGAGATCCGCGGTGGCCGCGTCATGTCCACCCAGGCCATGTTCCACACCGCGTTACAGCACGAGCGGGACTACAAGCTCAACCTCTGGGAGGGGCGGGCGCCCCGCATCCAGGGGCTGGGCGTTTCCATCGCGGCCGAGGACGGCGCCAGGGCGCTGGACTGGGTGGGGATGCTGGACGACTACGGGCAGTCCGTGGACCAGCGCATGAAGATGGCGGGTTGGCTGGAACTGTTCGAGGACAACGGTGGCAAGGTCATCTTCCACGGGGTGACCACTTCGGACCTCGACTCGCTGACCCGGCACTACGAGCTGGTGCTCGTCGCGGCGGGCAAGGGTGAACTCGTACAGCTGTTCGGCCGTGACCCCGACCGCTCGCCCTACAACACGCCGCAGCGAGTGCTGTCGGTCAGCTATGTGCACGGCGCGGAGCGCCGACCGGAGCACCCGGACATGGACGCGGTGCGGTTCAACGTGGTCCCCGGCGTCGGTGAGCTGTTCGTGATCCCCGGACTGACGCTGAGCGGGCCGTGCGAGATCCCGTTCTTCGAGGGCATACCCGGCGGTCCGCTCGACTGCTGGTCCGACAGGCCCGCTCCCGACGACCACTGGCGGCGGATGCTGGAGCTGATGCGGCAGTACGTCCCCTGGGAGTACGAGCGCTTCAAGCACGCCGAGCTCACCGACTCGCAGGCGACCCTCTCCGGCGGTTACGCGCCGGTGGTGCGCCACCCCGTCGGTCAACTGCCCTCGGGTGGGACGGTGCTCGGCATGGCCGACGTCGTGGTGGCCAACGACCCCATCACCGGCCAGGGGTCCAACAACGCGAGCAGGTGCGCCGCCTCCTACCTGGACAGCATCCTGGAACGGGGTGACGAACCCTTCGACAGCGACTGGATGCGGCGGACCTTCGAACGTTACTGGTCCATCGCGGAGCCGGTGACGACCTGGACCAACGCGATGTTGCAGCCACCGCTACCGCACATGCTCGACATCTTCTCCCGAGCGGCCGACAACGCGAGCATCCGCAAGCGCTTCGTCAACGGGTTCGACAACCCGGCCGACTTCGGCAACTGGTTCCTCGATCCGGAGCTGGCCGAGCAGTACCTGCGCGAGGTCGACGGCTGA
- a CDS encoding SCO1664 family protein, producing MLADDVAVELLREGRLEVRGRLVEASNATLLCSVEGGDARAECVYKPVRGERPLWDFPDGTLAGREVASYLLSEALGWNLVPPTLLREGPHGPGMVQLWVDTEPDSELVDVRSPEDVPSNWLTVLHARDDQGEPVVLAHSDHEELRRLALFDVVINNADRKGGHVLFTPGGRVLGIDHGVSLNADEKLRTVLWGWLGRGLDATEVRSLERLRGELDGDLADRLGEHITPKEIQALRERIERLLESGVFPAPSGEWPAIPWPPF from the coding sequence GTGCTCGCCGACGACGTCGCTGTCGAGTTGCTGCGCGAGGGGCGGCTCGAGGTGCGGGGGCGGCTGGTCGAGGCCTCCAACGCCACGCTGCTGTGCTCGGTCGAGGGCGGGGACGCGCGAGCCGAGTGCGTGTACAAGCCGGTGCGCGGTGAGCGACCGTTGTGGGACTTCCCGGACGGCACGTTGGCGGGAAGGGAGGTCGCGTCTTACCTGCTTTCCGAGGCGCTCGGCTGGAACCTGGTGCCACCTACGCTGTTACGTGAGGGGCCGCACGGGCCCGGCATGGTGCAGTTGTGGGTCGACACCGAACCGGACTCCGAGCTGGTCGACGTTCGCTCCCCCGAGGACGTGCCGTCGAACTGGCTGACCGTGCTGCACGCGCGGGACGACCAGGGCGAACCGGTCGTGCTCGCGCACTCCGATCACGAGGAGCTCCGGCGGCTGGCCCTGTTCGACGTGGTGATCAACAACGCCGACCGGAAGGGCGGGCACGTGCTGTTCACCCCCGGCGGGCGGGTGCTGGGCATCGACCACGGCGTGAGCCTCAACGCCGACGAGAAACTCCGGACCGTGCTGTGGGGTTGGTTGGGGCGAGGTCTCGACGCCACGGAGGTGCGCTCCCTCGAACGGCTGCGCGGGGAACTGGACGGTGATCTCGCCGACCGGCTGGGCGAGCACATAACCCCCAAGGAGATCCAGGCCCTGCGGGAGCGGATCGAACGGCTGCTCGAGAGCGGGGTCTTTCCAGCGCCGTCCGGGGAGTGGCCGGCCATTCCCTGGCCTCCGTTCTGA
- a CDS encoding sensor histidine kinase yields MVSRVWDMLERSRRSLRDGAARQRLEGSTRQLLQRSRDTVAQIIGPASSREPSSQDVLAGVCSSVALRDLNLVDSLLEQLEQMESEEDDPESLDRLYRLDHLATRLRRNGENLRVLAGRDAGGANPETASLVDVIRAGMSSIEHYSRVEIGRVSELGVVGFAADDVSRLLAELLDNATAHSPPNSSVSISAHLTEQGSMMVRVEDAGIGLPAARLSALNERLASAPVLDRDAVRHMGLAVVRRLSSRHGIRVWLARRAPHGTTASVLLPDSLVHQSVSPRGGSQRRSAVAEPAIPDMRSSPGSGEASTSAGVEHRPSGTEVRMDTPSVAAEPVWPSEDQAAAQRNQQQPATTANGLPRRVSRSLKESASGGRGQAVAASASDDDGTERDIRESHQQLLADLGDFTAGEREARQGQHNDNDDAERPQQ; encoded by the coding sequence ATGGTGAGTCGGGTATGGGACATGCTCGAGCGCTCGCGCAGATCGTTACGGGACGGCGCGGCCAGACAGCGGTTGGAGGGCTCCACCAGACAGCTGCTGCAACGTTCCCGCGACACCGTGGCCCAGATCATCGGCCCCGCGTCGTCGCGTGAGCCGAGTTCGCAGGACGTGCTGGCCGGAGTCTGCTCCAGTGTGGCCCTGCGCGATTTGAACCTCGTGGACTCGTTGCTCGAACAGCTCGAACAGATGGAGTCCGAGGAGGACGACCCGGAGTCGTTGGACCGTCTCTACCGGCTCGACCACCTGGCCACCCGGCTGCGGCGCAACGGTGAGAACCTCCGTGTGCTCGCCGGCCGGGACGCTGGTGGTGCGAACCCCGAGACGGCCTCCCTCGTGGACGTGATCCGTGCGGGCATGTCCTCGATCGAGCACTACAGCAGGGTGGAGATCGGCAGGGTTTCGGAACTCGGCGTGGTCGGCTTCGCCGCCGACGACGTCAGCCGGTTGCTGGCCGAACTCCTGGACAACGCCACGGCGCACTCCCCGCCGAACTCGTCCGTGAGCATCAGCGCGCACCTGACCGAGCAGGGCAGCATGATGGTGCGTGTCGAGGACGCCGGGATCGGACTCCCCGCGGCCAGGCTCTCCGCGCTCAACGAGCGGCTCGCGAGTGCGCCGGTGCTCGACCGGGACGCGGTGCGGCACATGGGACTGGCCGTGGTGCGCAGGCTCTCCTCCCGGCACGGTATCCGGGTTTGGCTGGCTCGCCGTGCACCGCACGGGACGACGGCCTCGGTGCTGTTGCCGGACTCCCTGGTGCACCAGAGCGTCTCGCCGCGTGGTGGGAGTCAGCGGCGCTCCGCCGTGGCGGAACCGGCGATCCCGGACATGCGTTCCTCCCCGGGATCCGGGGAGGCGTCCACGAGTGCCGGTGTGGAGCACCGACCCAGCGGTACGGAGGTTCGGATGGACACTCCCTCGGTGGCCGCTGAACCCGTTTGGCCCTCGGAGGATCAGGCGGCGGCGCAGCGGAACCAGCAGCAGCCCGCCACCACGGCCAACGGGTTGCCGCGCAGGGTTTCGCGGAGTCTGAAGGAGTCGGCGAGCGGCGGGCGCGGGCAGGCCGTGGCCGCTTCGGCGTCCGATGACGACGGCACGGAGCGCGACATTCGCGAAAGCCATCAGCAACTGCTCGCTGACCTGGGAGATTTCACAGCGGGCGAGCGGGAAGCCCGGCAGGGACAGCACAACGACAACGACGATGCCGAGAGGCCACAGCAGTGA